A window of the Lactuca sativa cultivar Salinas chromosome 7, Lsat_Salinas_v11, whole genome shotgun sequence genome harbors these coding sequences:
- the LOC128127166 gene encoding uncharacterized protein LOC128127166, with protein MDWISEMELAFMTCGCRGKLQTTFAVRQFRGSVVRWWNTLGKTLSPNEPLQLTWAEFLVQFKRKYCSAQNLLELENQFLTLKKGSMSIDEYTNNFTEKMEFALRLVPDELTKIDKYAKGLPWEYAVPVRQAPTLEAAIWAAKSVEDMIKGRAANKIEVGEKRKFEESTRPNKKIKSGSKESSGGGNKVKWCEKCKKNHFGKCSEEVTCYKCGKTGHYANECKRVCYECREEGHVAKDCPKKKEAEKPNIPPKSKARAFHMILDEAVDNARIQE; from the coding sequence atggattggatctcggagatggagttagccttcatgacatgcggttgcagagggaagctacagaccacatttgcagtgcgtcagtttcgaggaagtgttgtacgttggtggaataccttggggaagactctgagccctaatgagcccctgcaactgacatgggcagaatttttggtgcaattcaaacgaaagtactgctcagctcaaaacctgcttgagctagagaaccagtttctaaccctgaagaagggaagcatgtcaatcgatgaatacacgaacaacttcacagaaaagatggagtttgccttgcgtcttgttccggatgagctgacgaaaattgacaagtacgcaaagggacttccatgggagtacgcggtgccagtgcgtcaggctcctactctggaggcagctatctgggctgccaagtctgtggaagatatgattaagggaagagctgccaacaagattgaggttggcgaaaagaggaagtttgaggaatctacgaggcccaataagaagatcaagtctggttcaaaggagtctagcggaggaggaaacaaagtgaaatggtgcgagaagtgcaaaaagaatcactttgggaaatgtagcgaagaagtgacttgctacaagtgtgggaagaccggacattacgccaacgagtgcaaaagggtgtgttatgaatgccgtgaagaagggcatgttgctaaggattgcccgaaaaagaaagaggcggaaaaaccaaacattccgccaaaatcgaaggcaagagcattccatatgatcctagacgaagcagttgacaatgcgaggattcaggaatga
- the LOC111904121 gene encoding uncharacterized protein LOC111904121 — MDPTIHMKFLKSFDSDDDVEFVETFFNVVQHVHAEESSNAAHTRAVVNRDRQAAHDLLVRDYFADNCLYNDDSFERRFHLNKAIFLRISNALESRYDFFKQKPDARGRMGFSSIQKCAAALRYLGYGIAFDASEKYLKVSERTAVECVDWFSTCVYEVFHEEYLRKPTQRDIERLYPAHEERHGFPGMLGSLDCMHVAWEKCPTAWRGQFTRGDIGEPTIILEAVASQDLWI; from the coding sequence ATGGATCCCACAATACATAtgaaatttttaaaaagttttgacTCGGATGACGACGTAGAATTCGTCGAGACATTCTTTAATGTTGTGCAACACGTTCATGCCGAAGAAAGTTCGAATGCAGCGCATACAAGGGCGGTCGTCAATCGTGATCGCCAAGCCGCACACGACTTATTGGTACGTGATTACTTTGCCGATAATTGTCTTTATAATGACGACTCGTTCGAACGTCGTTTCCATCTGAATAAGGCTATATTTTTACGTATTAGTAATGCTTTAGAATCTCGTTatgattttttcaaacaaaaacccgACGCTAGAGGAAGAATGGGTTTTAGTAGTATACAAAAATGTGCGGCTGCTCTTAGGTATTTGGGATATGGTATAGCATTTGATGCATCTGAAAAATACTTGAAAGTATCCGAGAGGACCGCAGTTGAATGTGTAGATTGGTTTTCTACATGTGTTTATGAGGTTTTTCACGAAGAATATTTGCGTAAACCTACTCAACGTGATATTGAGAGATTATATCCGGCTCATGAAGAGAGGCATGGATTTCCTGGTATGCTTGGCAGTCTAGATTGTATGCATGTGGCTTGGGAAAAATGTCCAACTGCATGGCGTGGTCAGTTCACTCGAGGAGATATAGGTGAACCAACTATCATCCTAGAAGCTGTTGCATCTCAAGATTTGTGGATATGA